One window of the Eucalyptus grandis isolate ANBG69807.140 chromosome 8, ASM1654582v1, whole genome shotgun sequence genome contains the following:
- the LOC104414304 gene encoding 40S ribosomal protein S4-3 — MARGLKKHLKRLNAPKHWMLDKLGGAFAPKPSSGPHKSRECLPLILILRNRLKYALTYREVIAILMQRHVLVDNKVRTDKTYPAGFMDVVSIPKTNENFRLLYDTKGRFRLHSIRDDEAKFKLCKVRSVQFGQKGIPYLNTYDGRTIRYPDPLIKANDTVKLDLETNKITDFIKFDVGNVVMVTGGRNRGRVGVIKNREKHKGTFETIHVQDSQGHEFATRLGNVYTIGKGTKPWVSLPKGKGIKLSIIEEARKRLAAQASATA; from the exons ATG GCGCGAGGTTTGAAGAAGCATTTGAAGAGGCTCAATGCCCCCAAGCATTGGATGCTTGACAAGCTAGGCGGTGCATTC GCACCGAAGCCATCTTCTGGACCTCACAAGTCCAGGGAATGTTTGCCTTTGATCCTTATTCTGCGGAACAGGCTGAAGTATGCTCTTACATATCGTGAAGTCATTGCCATCTTGATGCAGCGACATGTCCTGGTTGACAACAAAGTCAGGACAGATAAGACTTACCCTGCTGGTTTCATGG ATGTTGTCTCAATTCCCAAGACAAATGAGAACTTCCGTCTCCTCTATGACACTAAGGGCCGATTCAGGCTCCACAGCATCAGGGATGATGAGGCAAAG TTCAAGCTTTGCAAGGTTCGCTCAGTCCAGTTTGGGCAGAAAGGCATCCCATACCTCAATACCTATGATGGCCGTACCATCCGCTATCCTGACCCTCTGATCAAGGCTAATGACACCGTCAAGCTTGACCTTGAGACCAACAAGATCACTGACTTCATCAAGTTCGATGTCGGAAATGTCGTCATGGTTACCGGGGGAAGGAATAGGGGACGTGTCGGAGTTATCAAGAATCGTGAAAAGCATAAGGGAACTTTTGAGACCATTCACGTCCAAGACTCACAGGGCCATGAGTTTGCTACTCGATTGGGCAATGTGTACACGATCGGAAAGGGAACCAAGCCATGGGTCTCCCTGCCTAAGGGCAAGGGTATCAAGTTGTCTATCATTGAGGAGGCGAGGAAAAGGCTTGCAGCCCAAGCATCTGCGACTGCGTGA
- the LOC104414302 gene encoding RPM1-interacting protein 4, which yields MAQRCSQLPTFGNWENGDSVPYTAYFEKAREGKGHAKRNPNGVQGNYETSMNSEPITKTSSIQKEVVLGSQKVAEPEVAMLKHKHYRSGDEANRKRLIGSPLHRVAIGGRTASGMSRPYNSGIRKPKTEAEQVMKGRDARRRSYDYRFRAEEDNHPRRRLSDSMLHRDPRYGRVIAELPVHCDGVRTSCCSPNRMAWQNPRLERMESSSYRAQHRASVGGGGGPMPSPVREKRYSSTTSRHNAVPMTPGRSHHKSVARGDKTPNHSIAVPKFGDWDETNPSSADQYTDVFNRVVEEKQGAAQTAPVSTTGTPHSNGQYPHADTKPEPRGCWCFPWRAK from the exons ATGGCG CAACGGTGCTCACAGTTGCCGACATTTGGAAACTGGGAAAACGGAGACAGCGTTCCTTATACAGCCTACTTTGAGAAAGCAAGAGAAGGAAAGGGCCATGCGAAAAGAAACCCAAATGGTGTTCAGGGCAATTATGAAACGTCTATGAATAGTGAACCTATTACCAAAACCTCTTCTATCCAGAAGGAGGTCGTCCTGGGATCACAGAAAGTTGCAGAGCCAGAGGTGGCGATGTTGAAGCACAAGCACTACAGAAGTGGAGACGAAGCCAACCGGAAGAGACTCATTGGATCACCTCTGCATCGTGTAGCCATTGGTGGAAGAACTGCCTCGGGCATGTCTCGACCATATAATAGTGGCATAAGAAAGCCCAAAACCGAAGCTGAGCAGGTCATGAAGGGCCGAGATGCAAGGAGGCGGAGCTATGATTATCGGTTTAGAGCGGAAGAAGATAATCATCCCAGGAGGAGGCTTAGTGACTCTATGCTGCATCGAGACCCTAGATATGGCAGAGTCATTGCTGAATTGCCTGTTCATTGTGACGGTGTAAGGACATCTTGTTGTTCCCCAAACAGAATGGCGTGGCAAAATCCTCGGTTGGAGCGCATGGAGTCCTCTTCTTACCGTGCACAACATCGAGCTAGTGTTGGGGGTGGAGGAGGTCCAATGCCTTCTCCAGTGCGGGAGAAGAGGTATTCATCCACAACTAGCAGACATAATGCAGTTCCCATGACTCCGGGGAGATCTCATCACAAATCAGTTGCCCGAGGAGATAAAACA CCTAATCACAGCATAGCCGTTCCTAAATTCGGAGATTGGGATGAGACAAACCCTTCGTCGGCTGATCAATACACAGATGTATTTAATCGCGTGGTGGAGGAAAAGCAGGGCGCCGCACAAACAGCACCAGTGTCTACAACCGGGACCCCTCATTCCAATGGTCAGTATCCGCACGCTGATACAAAGCCCGAG CCTCGAGGATGCTGGTGCTTTCCATGGCGGGCAAAATGA
- the LOC104414303 gene encoding putative F-box protein At3g16210 → MSKSKNPCGWNRGGRRGVTMSTLSEDDETEILLRLPVKSLLKFKSVCKPWNSLISSPYFAKTHLQISASSPRILLATNPPLSVSCESLHDDDRAGHEGTPLTQLRPPVEAPDGCRPRIVGYCDGLVCLEYDDHRIVVLWNPATGESRNIPNASCSYNRPTICGLGYDPSTDDYKILRHCSVADAYGFPEYSVFDVFALKTGSWRRVHDKHDEFNYWPEAGTYANGFLHWLVVGRDPWEHKKIVSFSMSKEKFENALLALPEANEGTGFRVLAVAGECLLIYKSMAEVDTFMAWMMSDYGVRSSSSWMELCSVTLPNQTLNTYFYMRPLCSTRAGKIAFSSIGTTRLSMILRNVMTKRFMMEDKLDFVVYAESFVSPHGAKLQNQYVSRVKEPMERSDFIGDHSVFKEGETSYKKANSHLSSKRRKAS, encoded by the exons ATGTCCAAATCTAAAAATCCATGTGGTTGGAACAGGGGAGGTCGGAGGGGAGTAACCATGTCGACTCTCAGCGAAGACGACGAAACCGAAATCCTCCTGCGGCTTCCCGTGAAATCTCTGCTCAAGTTCAAGAGCGTGTGCAAGCCATGGAACTCACTGATCTCCTCTCCCTATTTCGCCAAGACCCATCTTCAGATTTCCGCTTCTTCCCCAAGAATCCTCCTCGCCACCAACCCTCCTCTGTCCGTGAGCTGCGAATCACTCCATGATGATGATCGTGCCGGCCATGAAGGTACGCCTCTAACCCAGCTTCGGCCTCCGGTTGAAGCTCCCGACGGATGTCGCCCCCGCATCGTCGGATACTGCGACGGTTTGGTCTGCTTGGAGTACGACGATCATCGGATTGTTGTCCTGTGGAACCCGGCAACAGGGGAGTCTAGAAACATCCCAAACGCTAGCTGCTCGTATAACCGACCGACCATTTGCGGACTTGGCTATGATCCATCGACTGATGATTACAAAATATTGCGGCACTGTTCCGTTGCGGATGCGTATGGGTTTCCAGAATATAGCGTGTTCGATGTTTTCGCGCTGAAGACTGGTTCTTGGAGGAGAGTTCATGACAAGCATGATGAATTTAACTATTGGCCGGAAGCTGGGACCTATGCGAATGGTTTCCTTCATTGGCTAGTCGTGGGGAGAGATCCTTGGGAACACAAGAAGATTGTTTCGTTCAGCATGAGCAAAGAGAAGTTTGAGAATGCGTTGTTGGCGCTGCCGGAGGCCAATGAAGGTACTGGGTTCAGAGTATTGGCAGTTGCCGGTGAATGCCTTCTCATATATAAAAGCATGGCGGAGGTGGACACTTTTATGGCATGGATGATGAGCGACTATGGTGTGAGATCGTCGTCGTCTTGGATGGAGTTGTGTAGTGTTACTCTCCCGAATCAGACATTAAACACTTACTTCTACATGAGGCCATTGTGCTCTACCAGAGCAGGGAAGATAGCATTCAGTTCGATCGGCACAACCCGCTTATCTATGATCCTGAGAAATGTTATGACAAAGAGGTTCATGATGGAGGATAAATTAGACTTTGTAGTGTACGCTGAGAGTTTTGTTTCACCTCATGGAGCAAAGCTGCAGAATCAATATGTGTCTCGGGTGAAGGAGCCTATGGAGAGAAGTGACTTCATTGGTGATCACTCAGTATTTAAAGAAGGGGAAACTTCATATAAGAAAGCCAACAGCCATCTTAGCAGTAAAAG GAGAAAAGCTTCCTAG